In Ctenopharyngodon idella isolate HZGC_01 chromosome 1, HZGC01, whole genome shotgun sequence, a single genomic region encodes these proteins:
- the nthl1 gene encoding endonuclease III-like protein 1 isoform X2: protein MGKSAVNKGGIRRLRSRMAQGLKSEDDPPKVKAELHEQSISDAPLQTHAQTPAETVSSCKNTTTKGKKEAVDDQAPLTSPRKSRRGRLKVEYEDEGVELKRERWEPCDWRTQLSFIREMRSKQDAPVDQMGAGKCYDAEAPPEVRRYQVLISLMLSSQTKDHVTAGAMQRLREHDLSVDTVLNMDEETLGKLIYPVGFWRTKVKYIKQATALIQQEFGGDIPDTVEGLIRLPGVGPKMAHLAMDIAWNQVSGIGVDTHVHRISNRLGWTRKETKTPEETRRDLEEWLPRDLWSEINWLLVGFGQQVCLPVGPLCSMCLNQHTCPSAHRSSPSKKLKSSLASPTPQVKEEPADASRSRCPSQSRKHTAQQEVSGNERQEKPTPNHAPSLLRQRNRRNRKEGAPPSGQTSVFTPDS from the exons ATGGGGAAAAGTGCTGTAAATAAAGGAGGAATCCGCAGATTGAGATCCAGAATGGCTCAAGGGCTCAAATCAGAAGATGATCCTCCAAAAGTGAAAGCAGAACTTCACGAGCAGAGTATTTCAGATGCTCCACTGCAGACACATGCACAGACTCCTGCAG agaCTGTGTCAAGttgcaaaaacacaacaacaaaaggGAAGAAAGAAGCAGTGGATGATCAAGCCCCTCTGACATCACCTAGGAAATCAAGGCGGGGCCGTTTGAAGGTGGAGTATGAGGATGAAGGGGTGGAGCTAAAGAGGGAGCGCTGGGAGCCGTGCGATTGGAGAACACAGCTGTCGTTTATCAGGGAGATGAGAAGCAAACAGGACGCTCCTGTGGACCAAATGGGAGCAGGAAAATGCTATGATGCAGAGGCCCCGCCTGAG GTGCGTCGTTACCAGGTGCTGATCTCCTTAATGTTGTCCAGTCAAACGAAAGACCATGTGACGGCTGGTGCTATGCAGAGATTACGTGAGCATGACCTCAGCGTGGACACTGTACTCAACATGGACGAGGAGACTCTGGGCAAACTCATCTACCCAGTGGGCTTCTGGAGG ACAAAGGTGAAGTACATCAAACAGGCCACGGCTCTGATCCAGCAGGAGTTTGGCGGAGACATTCCTGACACAGTGGAGGGTCTGATACGTCTGCCGGGCGTCGGCCCTAAGATGGCACATCTGGCCATGGACATCGCCTGGAACCAGGTTTCCGGCATCG gcgtGGACACCCACGTCCACCGAATCTCAAACAGACTCGGATGGACCAGGAAAGAGACCAAAACACCAGAGGAGACACGGAGAGATCTGGAGGAGTGGTTACCACG AGACCTGTGGAGTGAGATCAACTGGTTGCTGGTTGGTTTTGGGCAGCAGGTGTGTTTACCTGTTGGACCGCTGTGCTCCATGTGTCTGAATCAGCACACCTGTCCCTCCGCACACCGATCCTCTCCCAGCAAGAAGCTCAAATCCAGTCTAGCATCTCCAACACCACAGGTTAAAGAAGAGCCGGCGGACGCATCCCGGTCCAGGTGCCCCTCTCAGAGCAGGAAGCACACAGCCCAACAGGAAGTGTCAGGAAATGAGAGACAAGAAAAGCCAACACCAAACCATGCTCCATCCCTCCTCAGGCAGAGGAACAGAAGGAACAGGAAAGAAGGAGCGCCACCATCAGGACAGACCTCTGTTTTCACACCAGACAGCTGA
- the nthl1 gene encoding endonuclease III-like protein 1 isoform X1, which yields MLAPVRSLCVYMFRRLTVRMNSPYFTDSTAVLDTSARETMGKSAVNKGGIRRLRSRMAQGLKSEDDPPKVKAELHEQSISDAPLQTHAQTPAETVSSCKNTTTKGKKEAVDDQAPLTSPRKSRRGRLKVEYEDEGVELKRERWEPCDWRTQLSFIREMRSKQDAPVDQMGAGKCYDAEAPPEVRRYQVLISLMLSSQTKDHVTAGAMQRLREHDLSVDTVLNMDEETLGKLIYPVGFWRTKVKYIKQATALIQQEFGGDIPDTVEGLIRLPGVGPKMAHLAMDIAWNQVSGIGVDTHVHRISNRLGWTRKETKTPEETRRDLEEWLPRDLWSEINWLLVGFGQQVCLPVGPLCSMCLNQHTCPSAHRSSPSKKLKSSLASPTPQVKEEPADASRSRCPSQSRKHTAQQEVSGNERQEKPTPNHAPSLLRQRNRRNRKEGAPPSGQTSVFTPDS from the exons ATGTTGGCGCCAGTGCGAAGTTTATGTGTTTATATGTTCCGTCGTTTGACTGTAAGAATGAACTCTCCATATTTCACCGATTCAACAGCTGTATTAGACACTTCTGCACGTGAGACTATGGGGAAAAGTGCTGTAAATAAAGGAGGAATCCGCAGATTGAGATCCAGAATGGCTCAAGGGCTCAAATCAGAAGATGATCCTCCAAAAGTGAAAGCAGAACTTCACGAGCAGAGTATTTCAGATGCTCCACTGCAGACACATGCACAGACTCCTGCAG agaCTGTGTCAAGttgcaaaaacacaacaacaaaaggGAAGAAAGAAGCAGTGGATGATCAAGCCCCTCTGACATCACCTAGGAAATCAAGGCGGGGCCGTTTGAAGGTGGAGTATGAGGATGAAGGGGTGGAGCTAAAGAGGGAGCGCTGGGAGCCGTGCGATTGGAGAACACAGCTGTCGTTTATCAGGGAGATGAGAAGCAAACAGGACGCTCCTGTGGACCAAATGGGAGCAGGAAAATGCTATGATGCAGAGGCCCCGCCTGAG GTGCGTCGTTACCAGGTGCTGATCTCCTTAATGTTGTCCAGTCAAACGAAAGACCATGTGACGGCTGGTGCTATGCAGAGATTACGTGAGCATGACCTCAGCGTGGACACTGTACTCAACATGGACGAGGAGACTCTGGGCAAACTCATCTACCCAGTGGGCTTCTGGAGG ACAAAGGTGAAGTACATCAAACAGGCCACGGCTCTGATCCAGCAGGAGTTTGGCGGAGACATTCCTGACACAGTGGAGGGTCTGATACGTCTGCCGGGCGTCGGCCCTAAGATGGCACATCTGGCCATGGACATCGCCTGGAACCAGGTTTCCGGCATCG gcgtGGACACCCACGTCCACCGAATCTCAAACAGACTCGGATGGACCAGGAAAGAGACCAAAACACCAGAGGAGACACGGAGAGATCTGGAGGAGTGGTTACCACG AGACCTGTGGAGTGAGATCAACTGGTTGCTGGTTGGTTTTGGGCAGCAGGTGTGTTTACCTGTTGGACCGCTGTGCTCCATGTGTCTGAATCAGCACACCTGTCCCTCCGCACACCGATCCTCTCCCAGCAAGAAGCTCAAATCCAGTCTAGCATCTCCAACACCACAGGTTAAAGAAGAGCCGGCGGACGCATCCCGGTCCAGGTGCCCCTCTCAGAGCAGGAAGCACACAGCCCAACAGGAAGTGTCAGGAAATGAGAGACAAGAAAAGCCAACACCAAACCATGCTCCATCCCTCCTCAGGCAGAGGAACAGAAGGAACAGGAAAGAAGGAGCGCCACCATCAGGACAGACCTCTGTTTTCACACCAGACAGCTGA